One Aspergillus oryzae RIB40 DNA, chromosome 2 genomic window carries:
- a CDS encoding proline iminopeptidase (predicted hydrolases or acyltransferases (alpha/beta hydrolase superfamily)), producing MAAKLVDKKLHNVPGKLRVAELLFDVPVNYSRPNDGTLRLFARSVRRLTTSFDAPKEDKQLPWLVYLQGGPGYGCRPPQENGWIGTALDKGYQVLFLDQRGTGLSSTISAGTLALKGNAIKQAEYLKNFRADNIVRDCEAVRRCLTVDYPEDKRKWSIIGQSFGGFCAVTYLSIFPEGLAEAFICGGLPPLVNDPDPVYARTYEKLEERNKAYYSKFPEDVERVKRIMQYLEENDVSVPSGRLTPARFQQLGLIFGMHELVLRAWNDLEIFGFLTHPTRTSIDAAGGFDGAVIYAILHESIYCQGQASNWSADRLRSANANFSIDASRPEIWFTGEMIYKDMFDSYDELNEIKEAADILATTKDWPALYDEAQLAKNEVPVYAATYIDDMYVHFSHASNTAAKIKGIKQFITNTMYHNALRAKSDEVMQQLFALRDDSID from the exons ATGGCTGCCAAACTAGTAGACAAGAAGCTTCACAACGTCCCAG GGAAGCTCCGTGTAGCAGAACTGCTCTTTGACGTTCCAGTCAACTACAGCCGGCCAAATGATGGCACTTTGAGGCTTTTTGCCCGCAGTGTTCGGCGTTTGACGACTTCATTTGATGCTCCAAAGGAGGACAAGCAACTGCCTTGGCTTGTATACCTACAGGGTGGACCTGGTTATGGATGTCGACCTCCTCAGGAGAATGGCTGGATTGGCACCGCCCTTGACAAGGGATACCAG GTTCTGTTTCTAGATCAACGTGGCACTGGCCTCAGCTCCACGATCAGTGCAGGTACCCTTGCCTTGAAAGGCAATGCAATCAAGCAGGCGGAGTACCTGAAGAACTTCCGAGCCGATAACATTGTCAGAGATTGTGAAGCCGTTCGCCGTTGCCTTACCGTGGACTATCCCGAAGATAAACGTAAATGGAGTATTATCGGCCAGAGTTTCGGTGGTTTCTGCGCTGTGACGTATCTTTCTATATT CCCAGAGGGGTTAGCGGAAGCGTTTATTTGCGGCGGATTGCCTCCTCTTGTCAATGATCCTGACCCAGTCTATGCACGGACATACG aaaagctgGAGGAGCGAAACAAGGCCTATTACTCCAAGTTCcctgaagatgttgagagAGTCAAGAGAATCATGCAGTATCTCGAGGAGAACGATGTTTCTGTTCCGTCCGGGAGACTGACACCCGCGAGATTCCAGCAATTGGGTCTGATATTTGGCATGCACG AGCTTGTTCTGCGCGCCTGGAATGATCTCGAgatctttggcttcctgaCTCATCCTACGCGCACTTCAATCGATGCCGCAGGTGGCTTTGATGGTGCTGTTATTTATGCCATTCTTCACGAATCTATCTATTGCCAAGG GCAAGCTTCAAACTGGTCTGCGGATAGACTTCGTTCGGCCAATGCGAACTTCAGCATTGATGCCAGCCGACCAGAGATCTGGTTTACGGGCGAAATG ATTTACAAGGACATGTTCGACTCGTACGACGAGCTCAACGAGATCAAGGAGGCGGCAGACATCCTCGCAACTACCAAGGACTGGCCTGCGCTCTATGACGAGGCCCAGCTGGCGAAGAATGAAGTTCCTGTCTACGCTGCTACGTACATAGATGACATGTACGTGCACTTCAGTCATGCCTCAAATACGGCTGCGAAGATCAAGGGTATCAAACAGTTCATTACGAATACCATGTATCATAATGCTCTCCGAGCTAAGTCGGATGAGGTTATGCAGCAGCTTTTTGCCTTGAGGGACGACTCTATTGATTAG
- a CDS encoding putative Kelch repeats protein (protein containing repeated kelch motifs): protein MGKKNKKSAEHKERVAAKQNKKAAQKEKRSKGKKGRDADSDVEDADLDAILAQYAEEQAKFLKVTEVVSGPPSPRSSATVLASPSNRNELLVFGGEYFDGTLATFFNNLFVYNIDKGEWKEVTSPNTPLPRSGHAWCRGEFSSPKQGTFYHYNDFWYLDPSTKEWARLETKGKGPPARSGHRMTYYKNYIILFGGFQDTSQQTKYLQDLWIYDCSKYTWYNPILPPASQKPDPRSSFSFLPHEAGAVILGGYSRVKATTSVGGKQMKGGAQRMTMKPMVHQDTWLLRITPPAADAPASATPTIRWERRKKPANAPNPPRAGATMAYHKGRGIMFGGVHDVELSEEGIDSEFFNTLYAWNTDRNRFFPLSLRRPRAQGKKQANQVKSRDRTKADEEELLQNLRALEAKKGIRSQDDDDEMELNTPPVEEESDKPEKPSIVRFEMPHMRFNAQLTVQDDTLFIFGGTYEKGDREFTFNDMYSIDLVKLDGVKEIFYNEPENWNLLNEEEESDDEMDDDEDDEEEEEGDEEEDAMSLDTASPAPTETTVPSVTQEMEQLEVEEPEGEPSVQDSRPLPRPFESLREFFNRTSEEWQKILLETLKAKGLEPEMNIKELRKDAFNIAEEKWWDSREEVMALEDEQEEAGIGEVVSLAERENAGGAGRRR, encoded by the exons ATgggcaagaaaaataagaagtCCGCCGAACACAAAGAACGTGTTGCGGCGAAACAGAACAAGAAAGCTGcccaaaaggaaaagagatctAAGGGCAAGAAGGGTCGGGATGCAGACAGCGATGTAGAAGATGCGGATCTGGATGCCATCCTCGCGCAATACGCTGAAGAGCAGGCTAAATTCCTCAAGGTCACTGAAGTTGTTTCGGGACCACCATCTCCTCGGTCTTCCGCAACTGTGCTGGCGTCCCCCTCAAATCGGAACGAACTGTTGGTCTTCGGTGGAGAGTACTTTGATGGCACTCTTGCTACATTTTTCAACAACCTCTTTGTGTACAATATTGACAAAGGCGAATGGAAAGAGGTCACTAGTCCCAatactcctcttcctcggagtGGACATGCTTGGTGCCGTG GTGAGTTCTCGTCTCCAAAACAAGGTACTTTCTATCATTACAATGATTTTTGGTATCTCGACCCGTCGACGAAAGAATGGGCCCGTCTTGAGACCAAAGGCAAGGGTCCTCCTGCCAGAAGTGGCCATAGAATGACTTACTACAAG AACTACATCATCCtctttggtggttttcaGGACACCTCACAGCAAACTAAATATCTTCAAGACTTGTGGATTTACGACTGCTCGAAGTATACCTGGTATAATCCTATACTGCCCCCTGCATCACAGAAACCTGATCctcgctcttctttctctttccttcctcacgAAGCAGGTGCAGTCATCCTTGGTGGTTATTCCCGTGTGAAGGCCACCACTAGCGTAGGAGGGAAACAGATGAAGGGCGGTGCTCAGCGTATGACCATGAAACCTATGGTTCACCAGGACACCTGGCTTCTTCGAATCACACCACCTGCTGCCGATGCTCCTGCCTCTGCAACCCCCACGATCCGTTGGGAACGCAGAAAGAAGCCTGCGAATGCCCCGAACCCGCCTCGCGCAGGTGCTACTATGGCGTATCACAAGGGTCGCGGCATCATGTTTGGTGGTGTCCATGATGTGGAGCTCAGTGAGGAGGGAATTGACAGTGAATTCTTCAATACATTGTATGCCTGGAATACCGACAGAAACCGCTTTTTCCCATTGAGTCTCCGGCGCCCAAGGGCACAGGGCAAAAAACAGGCAAATCAGGTCAAGTCCCGAGACCGGACTAAAGctgatgaggaggagctgCTACAGAACCTTAGGGCTTTGGAGGCGAAGAAAGGCATTCGCAGTcaggatgacgacgatgaaaTGGAACTCAATACTCCCCCAGTTGAAGAGGAGTCTGATAAGCCCGAGAAGCCTTCGATTGTTCGCTTCGAAATGCCTCATATGCGGTTCAACGCACAGCTCACTGTGCAAGATGATACTCTGTTCATCTTCGGAGGTACCTATGAGAAAGGTGATCGTGAATTTACGTTTAATGACATGTACTCTATCGATCTCGTCAAACTTGACGGTGTCAAGGAGATCTTCTATAACGAACCAGAGAACTGGAATCTCCTtaacgaggaggaagagagcgacGATGAAatggacgacgacgaagatgatgaggaagaggaggagggagatgaagaggaagatgcgATGTCACTGGATACTGCCTCCCCCGCTCCTACAGAGACAACGGTGCCGTCTGTGACGCAAGAAATGGAACAACTCGAGGTAGAGGAGCCAGAGGGAGAGCCATCTGTACAGGATAGTAGGCCTCTTCCCCGACCTTTCGAGAGCTTGCGTGAGTTCTTCAACCGTACTTCTGAAGAGTGGCAGAAGATTTTGCTTGAAACGTTAAAGGCAAAGGGCTTGGAGCCGGAGATGAATATTAAGGAACTGCGCAAGGATGCATTCAACATTGCAGAAGAGAAGTGGTGGGATAGCAGAGAAGAAGTCATGGCTCTCGAAGATGAACAGGAGGAGGCTGGAATCGGCGAGGTAGTTAGCCTTGCCGAGAGAGAAAATGCTGGCGGTGCTGGCCGGCGTCGGTGA
- a CDS encoding RecQ family helicase MusN (ATP-dependent DNA helicase), producing MDLTSSVTDTSVSKTFTKAGDSGLTYALGTPGSQPKNSDVTKFLTLSDEILDQRISGFEDTLRKNSEIVFEQAMKGEPAPGLIAENKSITARIEAIKSLKNKKAAYHACESTRDQLKKALMQVISQGGSPNTMPEELEQSRKATLQLEQIESDIQRLLVQADLLSASSSSKGPSRQGSEHADDEEMLEAAGFLDDGYSVSTASNSLQIRKVFAETSGNVARTPTTQKSQTHNGLWHHHPWSKDVKSVLKDRFHLRGFRLNQLEAIDATLSGKDTFVLMPTGGGKSLCYQLPSIVKSGTTRGVTIVISPLLSLMQDQVYHLRQLEIKAYLLNGETQKTERQWIMSTLSSSDAEGHIELLYITPEMVNKNQTLIRNLERLNNRHRLARIVIDEAHCVSQWGHDFRPDYKELGGLRAQLPGVPMMALTATATENVKVDVIHNLKMEGCDIFTQSFNRPNLTYEVRQKKKGNELLASIADTIKSSYHNKSGIVYCLSRDTCQKVAKSLRDDYRIKAEHYHAGMKPDERAEVQQRWQAGRSHVIVATIAFGMGIDKPDVRFVIHHSLPKSLEGYYQETGRAGRDGKRSGCYMYYCYRDSMTITRMIDSSDGSKQQKNRQRQMLRNVVQFCENKSDCRRVQILAYFNEHFRREDCNASCDNCKSDSVFELRDFSQHAASVIKVVRYFEQSKENVTLSYCVNIFRGSAKKFRSPQHRQAPGYGEGSSLEMGEAERLFYHLLSEGALFDRLDPLHKAVAEDFMVYAKNYCQDSAGESKPRNKTPRPRKKTASRADSRPPRKGSKAKEPMSRIGMMPI from the exons ATGGATCTCACTTCATCTGTTACCGATACGTCCGTCAGCAAGACATTTACGAAAGCTGGTGATTCAGGCTTGACTTATGCTCTCGGGACACCAGGGTCCCAGCCTAAGAACAGCGATGTCACGAAGTTCTTAACTCTTTCCGATGAGATTTTGGATCAACGGATCTCGGGTTTCGAGGATACTCTAAGGAAGAATTCAGAAATCGTTTTTGAACAGGCTATGAAGGGCGAGCCAGCTCCTGGATTAATTGCTGAGAACAAGAGTATTACAGCTCGGATAGAAGCAATTAAATCCCtaaagaacaagaaggctgCCTATCACGCCTGCGAATCAACAAGAGACCAACTGAAGAAAGCACTAATGCAAGTTATTTCTCAAGGTGGTAGCCCAAATACAATGCCGGAAGAGCTCGAACAAAGCCGAAAAGCCACATTGCAGCTAGAGCAGATCGAGTCTGATATACAACGTCTCCTTGTACAAGCTGATCTTTtgtcggcttcctcttcaagtAAAGGACCATCTCGGCAGGGCTCGGAGC ACgctgatgacgaggaaatgCTTGAGGCAGCGGGGTTTCTTGACGATGGCTACTCGGTTTCAACAGCTAGTAATAGTCTCCAGATACGCAAGGTCTTTGCTGAAACCTCCGGAAACGTTGCCCGCACTCCTACTACACAGAAGTCGCAGACCCACAATGGCCTATGGCATCATCACCCGTGGTCAAAGGATGTTAAAAGCGTTTTGAAGGATCGTTTCCATCTTCGAGGCTTCCGCCTTAACCAACTCGAAGCCATCGATGCTACCCTGAGTGGGAAAGACACGTTTGTTCTAATGCCGACAGGCGGAGGAAAGTCATTGTGTTACCAGCTGCCTTCTATCGTCAAGAGTGGAACGACCAGAGGAGTCACAATAGTCATTTCGCCATTGTTGAGTTTAATGCAAGATCAGGTGTATCATTTGCGCCAGCTCGAGATAAAAGCGTATTTGTTGAACGGTGAGACGCAGAAGACAGAACGACAATGGATAATGAGTACACTATCGAGCTCCGACGCAGAAGGTCATATCGAGCTGTTATATATCACGCCCGAGATGGTCAACAAGAATCAAACCCTCATCCGCAACTTGGAAAGGCTAAACAATAGGCATCGACTTGCGCGCATTGTGATAGATGAAGCTCACTGCGTGAGTCAATGGGGACATGACTTCCGTCCTGATTATAAGGAACTTGGGGGCCTTAGGGCTCAGTTGCCCGGTGTTCCAATGATGGCTCTGACAGCTACCGCCACAGAGAACGTGAAGGTAGACGTCATCCACAACCTTAAAATGGAAGGCTGCGATATCTTTACCCAGAGCTTTAACAGACCAAACTTGACATACGAAGtgaggcagaagaagaagggtaaCGAGCTTCTGGCTAGTATAGCCGATACGATCAAATCATCTTATCATAACAAATCCGGCATTGTTTATTGCCTTTCGCGTGATACGTGCCAGAAGGTCGCCAAGAGCCTTCGGGACGATTACCGCATCAAAGCGGAACATTATCATGCTGGTATGAAGCCGGACGAGCGAGCCGAAGTTCAACAGCGTTGGCAGGCTGGGAGGAGCCATGTCATAGTGGCGACGATCGCCTTCGGTATGGGTATTGATAAACCGGATGTACGTTTCGTGATCCACCACAGCCTCCCCAAAAGTTTAGAAGGCTATTACCAAGAAACTGGCCGAGCTGGCCGAGACGGGAAGCGTTCGGGTTGCTACATGTATTACTGTTACAGGGACTCGATGACCATTACTCGCATGATTGACAGCAGCGATGGTAGTAAGCAACAGAAGAACCGGCAGCGACAAATGCTACGCAATGTTGTGCAGTTCTGTGAAAACAAAAGCGACTGCCGAAGAGTCCAAATCCTCGCATATTTCAACGAGCATTTCCGTCGAGAGGACTGCAATGCTTCCTGTGATAATTGCAAGTCGGACTCTGTCTTTGAACTCCGTGACTTTTCTCAACACGCGGCCTCTGTAATCAAGGTTGTTCGATATTTCGAGCAGTCAAAAGAGAATGTGACATTGTCGTACTGTGTGAACATTTTTCGAGGAAGCGCAAAAAAATTTAGGTCTCCTCAGCACAGACAGGCACCGGGGTACGGAGAGGGATCTTCCCTAGAAATGGGAGAGGCGGAAAGACTTTTCTATCACCTTCTTAGCGAGGGGGCTCT GTTTGACCGGCTTGACCCGCTCCATAAAGCTGTAGCGGAGGATTTCATGGTTTATGCCAAGAATTACTGCCAGGAT AGCGCTGGCGAATCCAAACCCCGGAACAAAACCCCACGacccagaaagaaaaccgCCAGCCGCGCTGACAGCCGCCCTCCCCGGAAAGgctcaaaagcaaaagaaccCATGTCCCGGATAGGAATGATGCCTATCTAG
- a CDS encoding uncharacterized protein (predicted protein) encodes MDVPQETVDKIQRFAVKREKAEESYDQQISPATLQAYNKKLDETLKNLQEQVKRQEDDLRKLRSVNAVDLSKIGADPSSRVSQVRRAKKAYDSLLGSETKLPSSGSPLPSLLAVEEISRLVKESKLSVTMTADKLSTNRQRLKVEEANLRDAQAINDGLQKRIARIREQQAKKEQKSPSQLAHDLVDQQQEKKEELDKATEELQTSLHNFIDETLAPMLAAEDLGGPTAGDAMSVSDETLERGYTSHGKPKKLKASAANHDSGQRRIDELVRGQTSQGENQERNPSNRREAAAAEMHELLTSLLDAGTSYIDLPRESAAARFLVRAKVAQFHPRDARRLRLIDFGRSLND; translated from the exons ATGGATGTACCTCAGGAGACCGTTGATAAGATCCAGCGTTTCGCAGTGAAACGGGAGAAAGCCGAAGAGAGTTATGATCAACAAATCAGCCCGGCCACTCTCCAGGCGTATAACAAGAAGCTGGATGAGACCCTGAAAAATCTTCAAGAGCAAGTTAAAcgccaagaagatgatttGCGCAAG CTCCGCTCGGTCAACGCGGTTGATCTTTCTAAGATCGGCGCGGACCCTTCTTCTCGCGTTTCGCAAGTTAGgagagccaagaaagcaTATGACTCTCTCCTGGGATCGGAAACAAAGCTCCCAAGCTCTGGGTCTCCTCTGCCATCCTTGCTTGCGGTCGAGGAGATATCTCGGTTGGTCAAGGAGAGCAAGTTATCTGTCACGATGACAGCAGATAAGCTTTCGACCAACCGCCAACGTTTGAAAGTTGAAGAGGCAAATCTGCGTGATGCCCAAGCCATCAATGATGGACTACAAAAACGGATAGCTCGTATCCGTGAacaacaagccaagaaggagcagaagtCACCGTCTCAACTAGCGCATGATCTTGTCGATCAGcagcaggaaaagaaggaggagcttgacaaGGCGACGGAAGAGCTCCAAACCTCTCTCCACAATTTTATTGATGAAACTTTGGCACCCATGCTCGCTGCAGAAGATCTCGGTGGTCCGACTGCGGGAGATGCCATGAGTGTTTCTGATGAGACATTGGAGAGGGGCTATACAAGTCATGGTAAGCCTAAAAAACTGAAAGCTTCGGCAGCGAACCATGATAGCGGCCAGCGCCGAATAGATGAACTCGTCAGGGGTCAAACGTCTCAAGGAGAGAATCAAGAACGGAACCCGTCAAATCGACGCGAAGCAGCGGCTGCTGAGATGCATGAGCTGCTCACCTCGTTACTCGATGCGGGTACCTCCTACATTGACCTTCCCCGAGAGTCTGCCGCCGCCCGATTCCTTGTAAGAGCTAAAGTAGCTCAATTCCATCCACGCGATGCCAGACGTTTGAGGTTGATAGATTTCGGGCGTTCGTTGAACGATTGA
- a CDS encoding pyridoxal phosphate-dependent decarboxylase family protein (glutamate decarboxylase and related PLP-dependent proteins): MSDKSVMTAMELKDVTVTAETQASLQQQLWEITQTPWKSGILPSANHLARARASLPSCLANEGVGFEDAKQHILNDIVPAFNGSSISPNYYGFVTGGITPAALFADNIVSAYDQNVQVHLPDHSIATDVESNALGLLVDLLHLERADWHNGIFTTGATASNILGLACGREYVLNVTARKAGVPEESVGEHGLYEVIQASGLSGIQVLSTLPHSSLVKAAGILGIGRANVKNICQESNPLLFDMENLERELARPDKASIVALSCGEVNTGRFATTSIDDMRELRRLCDKYSAWLHVDGAFGIFNRVLDDSPEFATIKKGVAGIELADCIAGDGHKFLNVPYDCGFFLCRHPNEAFNVFQNANAAYLTGNSNGPPSIPSPLNIGIENSRRFRALPVYTSLVAYGRTGYQSMLKKQIRLARMIAGWLFDHSEYNVLPEATTKEELMDQTFMVVLLSAKQDELNKVLAAKINETSKMFVSGTSWQGRPACRIAISNWRVQGDKEFEIVTDVLKSVVEGGTTN, from the coding sequence ATGAGTGATAAGAGCGTCATGACTGCTATGGAACTAAAAGACGTCACGGTCACTGCAGAAACGCAGGCTAGTCTTCAACAGCAATTATGGGAGATCACTCAAACACCATGGAAATCCGGTATCCTTCCTAGTGCCAATCATCTGGCTCGGGCAAGAGCAAGCTTACCATCATGTCTTGCGAATGAGGGAGTGGGGTTTGAGGATGCGAAACAACATATCCTGAACGACATCGTCCCAGCTTTCAATGGAAGCAGTATAAGTCCCAACTACTATGGCTTTGTCACCGGAGGGATAACACCTGCGGCCCTATTTGCGGATAACATTGTATCTGCGTACGATCAAAATGTTCAGGTGCATCTGCCTGACCATTCTATCGCCACGGATGTTGAATCCAACGCTCTGGGTCTCCTTGTCGATCTTTTGCACCTGGAGCGAGCTGACTGGCATAACGGCATTTTCACCACTGGAGCAACGGCGAGTAACATCCTCGGCTTAGCCTGTGGGAGGGAATACGTACTGAATGTCACTGCACGCAAGGCAGGAGTCCCCGAAGAAAGCGTTGGAGAGCATGGTTTGTATGAAGTCATACAGGCATCCGGATTGTCAGGAATTCAGGTTCTGTCAACATTACCGCATTCATCCCTAGTGAAGGCAGCTGGAATTCTGGGAATCGGTCGAGCAAATGTTAAGAACATTTGTCAAGAAAGTAATCCACTCCTCTTTGATATGGAAAATTTAGAGCGTGAACTAGCAAGGCCAGACAAGGCAAGTATCGTCGCTTTATCCTGTGGTGAAGTCAACACTGGACGTTTCGCGACGACCAGCATCGACGATATGCGAGAACTACGGAGATTGTGCGATAAGTACAGTGCCTGGCTACACGTTGACGGTGCCTTCGGAATTTTCAATCGCGTTCTAGATGACAGCCCAGAATTTGCTACCATCAAAAAGGGAGTTGCAGGCATAGAGCTGGCCGATTGTATTGCAGGCGACGGGCACAAATTTCTCAACGTACCGTATGACtgtggcttcttcctctgtcGCCATCCTAATGAAGCTTTCAATGTGTTCCAGAATGCAAATGCGGCCTATCTGACAGGGAATAGCAACGGACCTCCCTCAATTCCCTCGCCATTGAACATCGGTATAGAGAATTCCAGGCGCTTCAGGGCGCTCCCTGTCTACACTTCACTTGTCGCTTATGGCAGAACTGGGTATCAGTCTATGCTCAAGAAGCAAATTCGATTGGCCAGGATGATTGCCGGATGGTTGTTTGATCACTCGGAGTACAATGTTTTACCGGAGGCTACTACTAAGGAGGAATTAATGGACCAAACTTTCATGGTTGTCCTGCTTAGCGCAAAGCAGGATGAGTTGAATAAGGTCCTTGCAGCCAAGATAAACGAGACATCTAAGATGTTCGTTTCTGGGACCTCCTGGCAAGGGCGACCGGCTTGTCGAATTGCCATCTCCAATTGGAGAGTTCAAGGAGACAAGGAATTTGAAATTGTGACAGATGTGCTGAAAagtgttgttgaaggaggaacaaCCAATTGA
- a CDS encoding guanine nucleotide exchange factor MON1 (uncharacterized conserved protein Sand) codes for MDSEIKNQLQDSLGGNDDSKDDITCSSKSSPTMAASSVRERSTSPEGPPPPLPPRPNTLNLLDEGASSSRTLRQSTQSALQSRATTAVSLTDIASHDGGKESYPARGLPGTLRAKASLSHLASPRGSDTADSASVKSSVPQTDFGEVENVFSDFVATESGPMQHDSTGLLQFPEFQADDVDDDFTEEFEPVGDVGDEGENEVLENWKSKRKHYLILSAAGKPIWTRHGDGGLISTYIGVIQTIISFYEDSQDRLNSFTAGDTKFVIVAKGPLYLVAISRILESETQLKLQLEALYMQILSTLTLPSLTHLFSVRPSTDLKRPLQGSETLLSTLADSFTKGSPSTLLSALECLKIRKAHRQTINNALLKTRTNSLLYGLVVAGGRLVSVVRPRKHSLHPGDLQLIFNMVFEAEAVKAGGGESWIPVCLPGFNSSGYLYMYVSFVDLREDAGNVADDTATKEESVAVILISTDKERFFELQEMRNSFIEQLEKDGSLKIMKEAIDKGRPKTTDIVPGTVLHHFLYKSRGNVQFTMSSYEPDFSSVSRRRRLMSTYNNLHASIHSKHAHVRVHHCVSQSSTSLAWVTPVFQLYCVAGPNANRNALAHSASKIVQWVQQEEERLFIIGGAVF; via the exons ATGGACTCGGAGATTAAAAACCAACTACAGGACTCCCTTGGTGGGAATGATGATAGCAAAGATGACATTACTTGCTCCTCAAAGTCATCTCCCACAATGGCAGCATCTAGTGTCAGAGAACGCAGCACCAGTCCCGAAGGGCCACCGCCACCTTTACCCCCGCGTCCGAATACTTTAAATTTGTTGGACGAAGGGGCATCATCTTCTCGGACTCTTCGGCAATCAACTCAAAGTGCCTTGCAGTCCAGAGCTACTACAGCAGTATCCCTGACAGACATTGCTTCCCATGATGGTGGGAAAGAGAGTTACCCTGCTCGCGGTCTACCCGGGACACTGAGGGCTAAGGCAAGTCTTAGTCACCTGGCTAGTCCAAGAGGCAGCGATACTGCTGATTCTGCAAGTGTCAAAAGCTCTGTACCGCAGACGGACTTTGGTGAGGTAGAGAATGTCTTCAGTGACTTTGTCGCCACAGAGTCTGGACCCATGCAACATGATAGCACAGGTCTGCTCCAATTTCCGGAGTTCCAAGCAGACGATGTAGATGATGATTTTACAGAAGAGTTTGAACCTGTTGGGGATGTTGGAGACGAAGGAGAGAACGAGG TCCTCGAGAACTGGAAGTCCAAGCGGAAACATTATCTTATCCtatctgctgctggaaagcCAATATGGACGCGACATGGCGATGGTGGTCTGATATCCACGTATATCGGTGTCATCCAGACCATCATATCGTTTTATGAAGATTCGCAAGATCGTCTGAATAGTTTTACCGCTGGAGATACGAAGTTCGTCATTGTAGCTAAAGGACCGCTCTACTTAGTGGCGATAAGTCGGATTCTCGAAAGTGAAACTCAACTTAAGCTTCAACTAGAAGCTTTGTATATGCAGATCTTATCGACCTTAACCCTCCCTTCTCTAACACATCTTTTCTCAGTGCGACCCTCTACCGATCTCAAGAGACCACTACAAGGTTCAGAAACTCTATTGTCTACATTGGCAGACAGCTTCACGAAAGGTTCACCGTCTACCCTCCTTTCGGCATTGGAGTGCCTAAAAATCCGCAAGGCGCACCGCCAGACAATCAATAATGCCCTTCTTAAAACTAGAACTAACAGCCTCCTCTATGGTCTGGTTGTTGCAGGCGGTCGGCTAGTTAGCGTTGTACGGCCAAGGAAACATTCACTCCATCCTGGTGATCTACAACTGATTTTCAACATGGTCTTTGAAGCAGAGGCTGTGAAGGCTGGGGGTGGGGAGAGTTGGATTCCTGTCTGTTTACCCGGCTTCAATAGCAGTGGCTACCTCTACATGTATGTCAGTTTCGTTGATCTAAGGGAAGATGCTGGCAACGTTGCGGATGACACGGCGACGAAAGAAGAGTCCGTTGCGGTCATCCTAATCAGTACAGATAAAGAACGGTTTTTCGAGTTACAAGAGATGCGGAACTCCTTCATTGAG CAACTGGAAAAGGACGGCAGCCTCAAAATCATGAAAGAAGCCATTGACAAGGGCCGACCAAAGACGACCGATATTGTGCCAGGGACAGTCTTGCATCATTTCTTGTACAAGTCGCGAGGAAACGTGCAGTTCACCATGTCCTCATATGAACCTGATTTCTCGTCTGTCTCTCGACGTCGGAG ACTAATGTCGACATACAATAACCTCCATGCTAGCATCCATTCCAAGCACGCTCATGTTCGAGTCCACCATTGTGTCTCACAATCCTCAACCTCACTCGCATGGGTAACTCCGGTTTTCCAACTCTACTGCGTCGCTGGTCCGAACGCCAATAGGAATGCCTTAGCTCACAGTGCGAGCAAAATTGTCCAGTGGGTTCAacaagaggaggagaggctGTTCATTATCGGCGGTGCG GTCTTTTGA